A DNA window from Leopardus geoffroyi isolate Oge1 chromosome A1, O.geoffroyi_Oge1_pat1.0, whole genome shotgun sequence contains the following coding sequences:
- the POGLUT2 gene encoding protein O-glucosyltransferase 2 — MFSILLLYCFFLGTVPALAETGGEKRLSPEKSEVWGPGLKAAVVLPARYFYIQAVDTSGNKFTSSPGEKVFQIKISAPEEQFTRVGVQVLDRKDGSFIVRYRMYASYQNLKVEVKFQGQHVAKSPYILKGPVYHENCDCPLEDSAAWLQEMNCPETITQIQKDLAHFPTVDPEKIAAEIPKRFGQRQSLCHYTLKDNKVYIKTHGEHVGFRIFMDAILLSLTRKVKMPDVEFFVNLGDWPLEKKKSTSHIHPIFSWCGSTDSKDIVMPTYDLTDSVLETMGRVSLDMMSVQANTGPPWESKNSTAVWRGRDSRKERLELVKLSRKHPELIDAAFTNFFFFKHDESLYGPIVKHISFFDFFKHKYQINVDGTVAAYRLPYLLVGDSVVLKQDSIYYEHFYNELQPWKHYIPVKSNLSDLLEKLKWAKDHDEEAKKIAKAGQEFARNNLMGNDIFCYYFKLFQEYANLQVSEPQIREGMQRVEAQTEDDLFPCTCHRKQTKDEL; from the exons ATGTTTAGCATTTTGCTGCTTTACTGCTTCTTTCTGGGGACAGTGCCAGCACTTGCCGAGACCGGCGGAGAGAAGCGACTGAGTCCGGAGAAGAGCGAAGTATGGGGACCCGGGCTGAAGGCAGCTGTCGTGCTTCCCGCTCGCTATTTCTACATTCAGGCGGTGGATACATCAGGAAATAA GTTCACATCTTCTCCAGGTGAAAAGGTGTTCCAGATTAAAATCTCAGCACCAGAAGAGCAGTTCACTAGAGTTGGAGTCCAGGTTTTAGACCGGAAGGATGGGTCCTTCATAGTAAGATACAGAATGTATGCAAGCTACCAAAACCTGAAGGTAGAAGTTAAATTCCAAGGTCAACATGTTGCCAaatctccatatattttaaaag GGCCAGTTTACCATGAAAACTGTGATTGTCCTTTGGAAGATAGTGCAGCCTGGTTGCAGGAGATGAACTGCCCAGAGACCATAACTCAGATTCAGAAAGATCTGGCACATTTTCCTACGGTCGATCCAGAAAAGATTGCAGCAGAAATCCCAAAAAGATTTGGACAAAGACAAAGCTTGTGTCATTATACCTTGAAGGACAACAAG GTTTACATCAAGACTCACGGTGAACATGTAGGCTTTAGAATTTTCATGGATGCCATACTACTTTCTCTGACTAGaaaa GTGAAGATGCCAGATGTGGAGTTTTTCGTTAATCTGGGAGACTGgcctttggaaaaaaagaaatccacctCGCACATCCATCCAATCTTTTCCTGGTGTGGCTCCACAGATTCCAAGGATATCGTGATGCCTACCTACGACCTGACTGACTCTGTTCTAGAAACCATGGGCCG AGTAAGTCTGGATATGATGTCTGTGCAAGCTAACACAGGTCCTCCCTGGGAAAGCAAGAACTCCACCGCTGTCTGGAGAGGGCGAGACAGTCGCAAAGAGAGACTGGAACTGGTTAAGCTCAGCAGGAAACACCCAGAACTTATAGACGCTGCCTTCACcaacttcttcttctttaaacatGATGAAAGTCTATATGGTCCTATCGtgaaacacatttcattttttgatttcttcaag cACAAGTACCAAATAAACGTTGATGGCACTGTCGCAGCGTATCGCCTTCCGTACCTCCTCGTCGGTGACAGTGTTGTGCTGAAGCAGGACTCCATCTACTACGAGCACTTTTACAATGAGCTGCAGCCATGGAAGCACTACATTCCAGTGAAAAGCAACCTGAGCGATCTCCTGGAAAAacttaaatgggcaaaagatcatGACGAAGAG GCAAAGAAGATAGCAAAAGCAGGACAGGAATTTGCAAGAAATAATCTCATGGGCAATGAcatattctgttattattttaaacttttccag GAATATGCCAATTTGCAAGTGAGTGAGCCCCAAATCCGAGAGGGCATGCAGAGGGTAGAAGCACAGACTGAAGATGACCTCTTTCCTTGCACGTGCCATAGGAAACAG ACCAAAGATGAACTCTGA